The following coding sequences are from one Gossypium hirsutum isolate 1008001.06 chromosome A12, Gossypium_hirsutum_v2.1, whole genome shotgun sequence window:
- the LOC107938279 gene encoding methylthioribose kinase 2-like yields MYVHIHTSYILLYKLRKHHLYSLFLEGLQCLFCFIKISKYYIDIAEFHIIIQSYKEWILKTIEDTWNLFHQKFTALWDEHKNGSGEAYLPAIYNNPELQKLIQEKYMKELLHDTLGFGAAKMIRRIVGVAHVEDFESIKEANIRADCERRALELGKTLLKRRREFVSISEVISAMKHIQS; encoded by the exons ATGTAtgtacatattcatacatcatacATATTGCTTTACAAGCTAAGGAAGCATCATTTATATAGTCTTTTTTTGGAAGGCTTGcaatgtttattttgttttataaaaatatcgAAGTATTATATAGACATTGCTGAATTTCATATTATCATACAGTCATACAAAGAGTGGATATTGAAGACAATTGAGGATACTTGGAATCTTTTCCACCAAAAGTTTACCGCACTATGGGACGAACACAAAAATGGCTCTGGGGAGGCTTATCTTCCTGCAATTTATAACAATCCTGAGCTTCAGAAACTTATACAGGAAAAGTATATGAAGGAATTGTTACACGATACTCTTGGGTTTGGTGCTGCTAAGATGATAAG GAGAATTGTAGGTGTTGCTCATGTTGAGGATTTTGAATCAATTaaagaagctaacataagagcaGATTGCGAGCGACGGGCTCTTGAATTAGGCAAGACACTTCTGAAGAGGAGGCGAGAGTTTGTGTCGATTAGTGAAGTTATTTCAGCGATGAAGCACATCCAATCATGA